In Candidatus Bathyarchaeia archaeon, a genomic segment contains:
- a CDS encoding class I SAM-dependent methyltransferase has protein sequence MSARLHLRNVLEFGIDPRVRKSVSSWEDAYKTVPPWDVGRPQPAFVELVRVRELNKGGVLDVGCGTGENALYLAENGFSVVGVDLSNRAIAAAKAKATERGLKVDFRTGNVLSLDFKDGLFDNVTDSGLFHTFNDIERPVYAREIARVLAPRGRYFMLCFSEKEPTNWGGPRRVARGEIEATFSPLFKINFIRDALFATRFHNSGGKAYLTSATRIPA, from the coding sequence ATGTCGGCTCGTCTCCATCTCCGCAACGTTCTTGAATTCGGCATCGATCCACGAGTCCGAAAATCGGTGAGTTCTTGGGAGGACGCCTACAAGACCGTTCCACCATGGGACGTAGGCCGTCCGCAACCGGCCTTCGTAGAACTTGTGCGAGTCAGGGAACTGAACAAGGGCGGGGTTCTCGATGTTGGTTGTGGAACTGGGGAGAATGCACTCTATCTGGCGGAGAACGGGTTCTCAGTTGTCGGAGTTGATCTGTCAAACCGCGCGATTGCCGCGGCAAAGGCGAAGGCTACGGAGAGAGGGTTGAAAGTCGACTTTCGAACGGGGAACGTGCTCTCGCTAGATTTCAAAGACGGTCTCTTCGACAACGTTACTGATTCTGGACTCTTCCACACATTCAACGATATTGAGAGGCCCGTTTACGCCCGGGAGATAGCCAGGGTTCTAGCTCCGAGAGGAAGATACTTCATGCTTTGTTTCAGCGAAAAAGAGCCCACTAACTGGGGCGGACCGAGAAGAGTTGCGAGAGGGGAGATCGAAGCGACGTTCTCGCCGCTCTTCAAAATCAACTTCATTCGGGACGCATTGTTCGCCACGCGATTTCACAACAGTGGCGGGAAAGCATACCTAACTTCCGCTACAAGAATTCCCGCTTGA
- a CDS encoding ABC transporter ATP-binding protein, whose amino-acid sequence MFEIKAATKIFSAKQGPAIDAVSFDVKNGEIVGFVGLNGAGKTTTIRIAVGVSLPTSGTVLIDGHDITQEKPEASRSIGWVPEIPNFEPNAKAWKLMRYLAGFYGMDGREATKESKELLASVGLSGFENRKFRTYSQGMKKRFALAASMLSNPQNFLFDEVLNGLDPEGIQFFRQLMMGQKKVNKAILLSSHILTEVENLADRVVFIHKGKIAKTATRDELASYAAKGTILRIQLQNVTDEAVSYLKTLGTVQLDGNAIVLSDFQGDSAQVNSELVKRGFQVREIKHERTGLEEYFFDIIRGTDAGK is encoded by the coding sequence TTGTTTGAAATAAAAGCGGCCACGAAAATCTTCTCGGCCAAACAGGGTCCAGCCATAGACGCGGTCAGCTTCGACGTTAAGAATGGTGAGATTGTCGGGTTCGTAGGGCTAAACGGGGCCGGAAAGACAACGACCATCAGAATCGCGGTCGGAGTCTCTCTTCCGACTTCCGGGACTGTTCTGATAGATGGTCACGATATTACTCAGGAGAAGCCTGAGGCTTCTAGGAGCATCGGATGGGTCCCGGAGATTCCGAACTTCGAGCCCAACGCGAAGGCGTGGAAACTGATGCGATATTTGGCCGGGTTCTACGGAATGGACGGAAGAGAAGCAACCAAGGAATCGAAGGAACTCCTCGCCTCAGTAGGACTTTCAGGCTTCGAGAACCGTAAGTTTCGAACATATTCTCAGGGGATGAAGAAGAGATTCGCCCTAGCCGCTTCAATGCTATCGAACCCACAGAACTTCCTCTTCGACGAGGTCCTCAACGGTCTCGACCCTGAGGGAATACAATTCTTCCGACAACTCATGATGGGACAAAAGAAGGTCAACAAAGCCATCCTGTTATCTTCCCACATTCTCACCGAGGTTGAGAACCTCGCTGACAGGGTCGTCTTCATCCACAAAGGGAAGATTGCCAAAACCGCAACCCGCGACGAGCTGGCTTCGTACGCTGCGAAGGGCACAATACTCAGAATACAACTCCAAAATGTCACCGACGAGGCCGTTTCCTATCTCAAGACATTAGGAACAGTCCAATTGGATGGCAACGCGATCGTTCTATCAGATTTCCAAGGAGATTCGGCTCAAGTCAATAGTGAGCTGGTCAAGAGGGGCTTCCAAGTTCGGGAGATCAAGCACGAAAGAACTGGGCTGGAGGAGTACTTTTTCGATATCATTCGAGGGACTGACGCAGGAAAATGA
- a CDS encoding ABC transporter permease subunit has protein sequence MMIRPFFYDFRRTITSKSVLILTGIILLISLAIIPFTAPVVSSFGGSSSPDILYYRDPGAYHFIVFSSDQYGQPVQGTQISMKLSGAQTYANSSTTNSQGYAFITLSAPNGTYYWTVNASRGGGSSSLSTYLYSSPVVGQPQFQYTSWISTVQDKANASKADIRTFYAGLYGAKPTGYSIRYKIPTTPPPLTYKDDSPYTAAQMDLLGNLTDYRQVFDPTIPNGLPQNTDVWFELFAPNGTAIAGTQMPVFELTRQQFRPQATNVASFFFSTILSFFMPLAAILGAYSSYGKDRLTGVLESVLARPISRRGLAISRFLSTLTALAVAAIASVGIVDLLLNQVLGSALPQDYALAIISGLVVEVAAFTGLIFLLSHLVKSTGLLLGISIVLFVILDFFWSLIVFLLTLLLGGTSGSAVALEATLISYYANPAQFLQLINVYVFQSSSGIGFQSSNYGVTLPAIVLDGFLWAILPFLAFLYLAVKRD, from the coding sequence ATGATGATACGGCCGTTCTTCTACGACTTTAGACGGACGATAACTAGCAAATCAGTATTAATCCTAACTGGAATTATTCTTCTCATAAGTCTCGCGATCATCCCGTTTACCGCTCCCGTTGTATCATCCTTTGGCGGTTCGTCCAGTCCCGACATTCTTTACTATCGCGACCCCGGCGCTTACCACTTCATAGTATTCTCCTCCGATCAGTATGGTCAGCCAGTCCAAGGAACCCAGATATCGATGAAACTCTCCGGCGCGCAGACCTATGCCAATTCAAGCACGACAAACTCCCAGGGTTACGCGTTCATCACTCTTAGTGCTCCAAATGGAACATATTACTGGACAGTGAATGCGAGTAGAGGAGGAGGCTCATCCTCACTTAGCACATACCTGTACTCCTCTCCCGTGGTTGGACAGCCGCAGTTCCAATACACATCCTGGATCTCAACTGTGCAGGACAAGGCGAACGCGTCAAAAGCGGACATTCGGACATTCTACGCAGGGCTCTACGGCGCCAAACCAACAGGCTACAGCATCCGGTACAAAATCCCAACCACACCACCGCCTCTAACATACAAGGACGACAGTCCCTACACCGCGGCTCAAATGGATCTTCTCGGCAACCTGACTGACTACCGTCAGGTCTTCGACCCCACAATCCCTAATGGGCTCCCCCAAAACACCGATGTCTGGTTCGAACTATTTGCTCCAAACGGAACCGCCATCGCTGGAACGCAGATGCCAGTCTTTGAGCTGACACGACAACAATTCCGTCCTCAAGCGACAAACGTTGCATCCTTTTTTTTCTCCACAATCTTGAGCTTCTTCATGCCTCTAGCAGCGATCCTTGGAGCCTACTCTTCCTACGGTAAGGATCGTCTCACTGGCGTGCTGGAATCTGTGTTGGCTCGGCCTATCAGCAGGCGCGGACTCGCAATCTCAAGGTTTCTCTCGACTCTGACCGCGCTCGCAGTCGCGGCCATAGCCTCAGTTGGAATAGTAGACCTCCTGCTAAACCAGGTCTTAGGATCAGCTCTACCCCAAGACTACGCTCTGGCCATAATCTCTGGACTAGTAGTGGAGGTGGCTGCTTTCACCGGTCTGATCTTTCTACTATCCCACCTCGTCAAATCGACAGGGCTTCTGCTAGGGATCAGTATCGTGCTCTTTGTCATCTTGGACTTTTTCTGGAGTCTAATAGTCTTCTTGCTGACGCTTCTCCTCGGAGGAACTTCAGGATCGGCCGTAGCATTGGAAGCGACGCTTATCTCCTATTACGCTAATCCAGCACAATTTCTGCAGCTCATCAACGTGTACGTCTTCCAATCGTCCTCCGGAATCGGGTTCCAATCATCAAACTACGGAGTGACACTCCCGGCTATCGTTCTGGACGGGTTTTTGTGGGCTATCCTGCCCTTCCTAGCGTTCCTCTACCTTGCTGTCAAACGAGACTAG
- a CDS encoding metal-sensing transcriptional repressor: MRAIRKMVQNDRSYPEIVHQVAAVRASLDGVVEVIVDDLVEDCVASARKGGSVRETVLELQQVVASSR, translated from the coding sequence GTGCGAGCCATCAGGAAGATGGTACAGAATGATCGCAGCTATCCCGAGATCGTCCATCAAGTTGCAGCAGTGCGAGCCTCTTTGGATGGAGTTGTCGAAGTTATCGTTGACGACCTCGTAGAAGACTGCGTAGCAAGTGCTCGCAAAGGTGGGTCCGTCAGGGAAACAGTCCTCGAGCTTCAACAAGTAGTCGCAAGCAGCCGATGA
- a CDS encoding cation-translocating P-type ATPase — MSTSKLELPVVSGVQESSSIESRPKNRKDEIRLVLMGIAALVSYLGLLHGITPIDIVAIGASLIGGYPVFMETFRTLRHRSINMEVSMTVAIAASLLVGQFTAAVVVTFFVLLSEFIESYAVDKGRATILKLEKSIPRRALVRRNGAEVETDVETIQSGEVVIVRDGERIPVDGAIVRGSGFVNQSAITGEALSVEKTNGSRVFAGSVDESGVLEVQTDKVGNETVFGQIIKLVEEAESRKAPIQKLSDKLATWLVEFTIAFSIITFIVTRNLISAISVIVVAGACGVAAGTPLAIVAAMGGLGKKGVIVKGGAYIQEMSKINAVVVDKTGTLTLGDPEVTDVVGLDGCSQKQVLTYAAAAEKLSNHPLARAITAKAQELGANPTGSLSSDYLAGKGIISQYQGEPVLVGNSVLMSEQNIHISSDAQATITNKISEGKTTVIVAHGGHTCGIIGISDKIRNESRAAVQELEKMGISTVMLTGDNKVAAYRVGEQAGIKQVYAELLPPDKVSIIERMTETGQKVAMVGDGINDAPALARANVGIGMGAGTDIAIEEADIVLMTNDLGKIPAIVRASKQAYGVILQNFYGTLIVDGIGLALAFDGLLNPLFAAGIHVVSELVFILNSARLIR, encoded by the coding sequence ATGAGCACCTCCAAACTCGAGCTTCCGGTAGTCAGCGGAGTCCAGGAGTCGAGTTCCATAGAATCTCGCCCGAAGAATAGGAAAGACGAAATCCGTCTCGTTCTGATGGGGATTGCAGCACTCGTCAGCTACCTAGGACTCTTGCACGGTATTACTCCAATCGATATTGTAGCGATCGGAGCGAGTCTGATTGGAGGGTATCCAGTGTTCATGGAAACCTTCCGCACTCTCCGCCATCGTTCCATAAACATGGAAGTATCCATGACCGTGGCGATTGCCGCCTCTCTACTAGTAGGCCAGTTCACGGCCGCGGTTGTAGTGACCTTCTTCGTTCTTCTCTCAGAATTCATAGAATCCTACGCTGTCGACAAGGGAAGAGCAACAATCCTCAAACTGGAAAAGTCCATTCCGAGAAGAGCCCTGGTCAGACGGAACGGAGCCGAAGTCGAAACCGACGTAGAGACAATCCAATCAGGTGAGGTCGTGATTGTTCGAGACGGAGAACGGATCCCGGTCGACGGAGCAATAGTCAGAGGCTCAGGGTTTGTCAATCAATCAGCCATAACTGGAGAAGCTCTATCCGTCGAGAAGACTAATGGCAGTCGAGTGTTCGCAGGCAGCGTTGACGAGTCCGGCGTCCTCGAGGTGCAAACAGACAAAGTCGGAAATGAGACAGTGTTCGGCCAGATTATCAAACTGGTCGAGGAGGCTGAGAGCCGAAAAGCCCCGATCCAAAAACTATCCGACAAGCTCGCGACCTGGCTAGTCGAGTTCACCATCGCCTTCTCAATAATCACGTTCATCGTAACTCGAAATCTGATCTCAGCAATCTCCGTCATCGTAGTTGCAGGTGCCTGCGGTGTCGCAGCCGGAACCCCGCTTGCAATCGTAGCGGCCATGGGGGGACTGGGTAAGAAAGGCGTCATAGTGAAGGGCGGAGCCTACATTCAAGAGATGAGCAAAATCAACGCAGTCGTTGTTGACAAGACCGGCACTCTCACTCTCGGCGATCCAGAAGTAACCGACGTCGTGGGACTTGACGGCTGTTCTCAGAAACAGGTCCTCACCTATGCCGCTGCTGCAGAGAAACTATCCAATCATCCCCTCGCACGAGCAATAACCGCGAAGGCTCAGGAGCTTGGAGCCAATCCAACCGGAAGCCTCTCGTCTGACTATCTAGCCGGAAAAGGCATCATATCCCAATACCAAGGGGAACCCGTCCTCGTTGGAAATTCCGTCCTGATGAGCGAGCAGAACATCCACATATCGAGTGACGCTCAAGCAACCATCACGAACAAGATCTCAGAAGGAAAAACCACGGTAATAGTCGCCCACGGAGGGCACACCTGCGGAATTATCGGAATCTCAGACAAGATCAGAAACGAGAGCCGAGCCGCGGTTCAAGAACTGGAGAAGATGGGAATCTCTACGGTTATGTTGACAGGCGACAACAAGGTCGCTGCTTATCGCGTCGGTGAACAAGCAGGAATCAAACAGGTCTACGCGGAGCTTCTGCCCCCAGACAAAGTCTCGATCATCGAGCGTATGACGGAAACGGGTCAGAAGGTTGCAATGGTGGGAGACGGAATCAACGACGCTCCTGCTCTAGCCAGAGCGAATGTTGGGATTGGTATGGGAGCGGGCACCGATATTGCCATTGAGGAGGCGGATATTGTACTGATGACAAATGACCTGGGCAAGATTCCGGCAATCGTGAGGGCGAGCAAACAGGCTTACGGAGTGATCTTACAGAATTTCTATGGCACTCTGATTGTGGATGGGATTGGATTGGCCTTAGCTTTTGACGGTCTTCTCAATCCATTATTCGCAGCGGGCATTCATGTAGTGTCAGAGCTTGTCTTCATCCTCAATTCCGCGAGACTAATTCGATAA
- a CDS encoding SDR family oxidoreductase produces MELGLKDKVALVPASSKGIGLGVAKVLAAEGCKVVISSRNQDSISKASDTITRETGNKNVFPVKADLTRKSDIDLLANQATSKFGTVDILAYNTGPPKPGTFADLSDTDWDNGVKLLLMSAVWLTKQVIPGMLQKKWGRLIYFTSSALRQPVPNLVLSNTVRLSLAGLSKSLALEYASRGITSNGIMQGHILTDRQRQVAQDVSSRTGKSLEEAMKQMLQDVPAQRYGLSEEVGYLVAFLASEKASYINGTMLAIDGGLIRSVF; encoded by the coding sequence TTGGAACTTGGACTCAAGGACAAGGTAGCGCTGGTCCCAGCGTCGAGTAAGGGAATAGGGCTTGGCGTGGCTAAAGTTCTTGCCGCAGAAGGCTGCAAGGTAGTAATCTCTTCAAGGAATCAAGACTCAATCTCGAAGGCCAGTGACACGATCACAAGGGAAACTGGAAACAAGAACGTGTTCCCGGTCAAGGCAGATCTCACTCGCAAATCGGATATTGACCTTCTCGCTAATCAGGCCACAAGCAAGTTTGGGACCGTGGATATTCTCGCGTACAATACAGGCCCGCCGAAACCGGGAACCTTCGCCGATCTCAGCGACACCGACTGGGACAATGGGGTGAAACTGCTTCTGATGAGTGCCGTCTGGCTCACGAAACAGGTTATTCCAGGGATGCTTCAGAAGAAGTGGGGGAGGCTGATCTACTTCACATCCTCCGCGCTTCGACAGCCAGTCCCGAATCTGGTCTTGTCAAACACTGTGAGATTGAGCCTCGCCGGATTGTCGAAGTCCCTCGCGCTCGAATATGCTTCGAGAGGAATAACCTCGAACGGGATCATGCAAGGACACATACTTACAGACAGGCAGAGACAAGTTGCTCAGGACGTTTCCTCACGAACCGGAAAAAGCCTTGAAGAGGCTATGAAACAGATGCTCCAAGATGTACCCGCGCAAAGATATGGCTTGTCAGAGGAAGTTGGCTATCTCGTCGCGTTTCTCGCCAGCGAGAAGGCGAGCTACATCAATGGGACAATGCTTGCAATTGACGGAGGACTGATCAGATCAGTCTTCTAA
- a CDS encoding arylamine N-acetyltransferase yields the protein MDTEAYLHRIGYHGSTRQKVNDLRRLHRRHLLSIPFENLDVHIGRPIILKENTLYDKIIRHHRGGFCYELNGLFASLLEELGYKVSMLSARVARKSGGFSPEFDHMTLLVQLKHPWLVDVGFGDCFTEPKRLDIKEPQADHGKEYRFTRRDGWTLLSRRMKRDGLWEPAYMFSLRPRKMDDFFSRCRWQQTSPRSHFRKNRICTLLTSNGRLTLTDTRFIVTQGSKKVERPVKNPEEFAVLLRRHFGIDLN from the coding sequence ATGGACACCGAGGCCTACCTCCACCGAATCGGCTACCATGGGTCTACTCGACAGAAGGTGAATGATCTGCGCAGACTACACAGGAGACATCTGCTCTCGATCCCGTTTGAGAATCTCGACGTCCACATCGGTCGGCCAATCATTCTGAAAGAGAACACACTCTATGACAAGATCATCAGGCATCACCGAGGAGGATTCTGCTACGAGCTGAACGGTCTGTTTGCCAGTTTGCTAGAGGAATTAGGTTACAAAGTGTCGATGCTCTCAGCACGGGTAGCGAGAAAGAGCGGAGGGTTCAGTCCAGAATTCGATCATATGACCCTGCTCGTGCAGCTCAAGCATCCATGGCTCGTTGACGTGGGGTTCGGTGACTGTTTCACGGAACCAAAACGGCTCGACATTAAAGAACCACAGGCCGATCATGGGAAAGAATATCGCTTCACTCGAAGAGATGGCTGGACCCTTCTGTCCCGGAGGATGAAAAGAGACGGTTTGTGGGAGCCTGCATACATGTTCAGCTTGCGGCCCCGAAAGATGGATGATTTCTTTTCGAGATGTCGCTGGCAACAAACATCTCCAAGGTCTCACTTCAGAAAAAATCGCATATGTACTCTTCTTACCTCCAATGGGAGATTGACGCTTACTGACACGAGGTTCATAGTGACGCAAGGCAGTAAGAAGGTTGAGCGACCGGTCAAGAACCCTGAAGAGTTCGCTGTGTTGCTACGTCGGCATTTTGGTATCGACCTGAACTAA